The following coding sequences are from one Seonamhaeicola sp. ML3 window:
- a CDS encoding tetratricopeptide repeat protein, with amino-acid sequence MKKFIYIVSFLFSTMLFAQNQNLFEEGNTLYNEGKYAEAIDKYTAILETGNHSAGLYYNLANAHYKLNHIAPSIYYYEKAILLNPDDTDIENNIAFAKNMTIDAIDVIPEVGLSKIVKNTTNTLSFDSWAKLTVALVFCFVILFLVYYFAYSTLVKRFTFVSSLVSLFLVCVALAFAFHKYNLDKKDNPAIVFVQESKVMSNPNLRSDEAFRLHEGTKVQVIDAYDDWKKIKLSDGKTGWIISDDIKLLKEF; translated from the coding sequence ATGAAGAAGTTTATTTACATAGTTTCGTTTTTGTTTAGTACGATGCTTTTTGCTCAAAATCAAAATTTATTTGAGGAAGGCAACACCTTGTACAATGAAGGTAAATATGCTGAAGCTATTGATAAATATACCGCTATTTTAGAAACGGGCAACCACTCTGCTGGACTGTATTATAATCTGGCGAACGCCCATTATAAGTTAAATCATATTGCCCCAAGTATTTATTATTACGAAAAGGCGATATTGTTAAATCCAGACGATACAGATATTGAGAACAACATAGCATTTGCTAAAAATATGACTATAGATGCTATTGATGTAATACCAGAAGTTGGGCTTTCCAAAATTGTTAAGAACACTACCAACACCCTTTCGTTTGACAGTTGGGCTAAGCTCACAGTAGCCTTAGTGTTTTGTTTTGTAATCTTGTTTTTAGTATACTACTTTGCGTATTCAACCTTAGTGAAGCGTTTTACCTTTGTAAGTAGCCTAGTGTCGCTTTTTCTTGTATGTGTCGCCTTAGCCTTTGCTTTTCATAAATATAATTTAGACAAAAAAGACAATCCTGCAATTGTTTTTGTACAAGAATCTAAGGTTATGAGTAATCCTAACCTTAGAAGTGATGAAGCTTTTCGATTGCATGAAGGCACTAAAGTTCAGGTTATTGATGCCTATGATGATTGGAAAAAAATCAAACTATCTGATGGTAAAACAGGTTGGATAATTTCTGATGACATCAAACTGCTGAAAGAATTTTAA
- a CDS encoding VWA domain-containing protein — MFDLLEEKIWFWGLLIVPVIVILFLLLQLWKRNAQNKFADKKMMNRLSPDKSLFKSVFKMILLCLAFTCLVIALVNPKNGTKLETVKREGVDIVFAVDVSKSMLAEDIAPNRIEKSKQLVTQIINNLASDRIGIIAYAGRAFPQLPITTDYASAKMFLQGMNTNMLSSQGTAISEAIKLATTYFNDDEQTNRVLIIISDGEDHSEEAALVAEQASEEGVRIFTIGVGDVKGGPIPIKRNGVVLNYKKDQEGETVITRLDEETLKAIAEEANGAYINGKSTKDVVEEIKDILSKMNKTEFEAKQFADFKDQFQWFLGFGIFFLLLDIFLLERKTAWLKKLNLFNENL; from the coding sequence ATGTTTGATTTATTAGAAGAAAAAATATGGTTTTGGGGATTGCTAATCGTACCGGTTATTGTAATTCTATTTCTATTACTTCAACTCTGGAAGCGAAATGCGCAAAATAAATTTGCCGACAAAAAAATGATGAACAGATTAAGCCCTGATAAGTCATTGTTCAAATCGGTTTTTAAAATGATATTATTGTGCCTCGCATTTACTTGTTTGGTAATTGCACTGGTAAACCCTAAAAATGGAACCAAATTAGAAACCGTAAAACGAGAAGGCGTAGATATTGTTTTCGCAGTAGATGTTTCTAAAAGTATGCTTGCTGAAGATATTGCGCCAAACCGTATTGAGAAGTCTAAACAGCTTGTTACACAAATCATCAATAATTTGGCAAGTGATCGCATAGGCATAATCGCCTATGCGGGAAGAGCTTTTCCGCAGTTACCCATAACAACCGATTATGCATCGGCAAAAATGTTTTTACAGGGTATGAATACAAACATGTTGTCTTCTCAAGGCACTGCAATCAGCGAAGCCATAAAGTTAGCAACGACGTATTTCAATGATGATGAGCAAACCAATAGGGTGCTTATTATAATCTCAGATGGCGAAGACCACAGTGAAGAAGCTGCTTTAGTCGCAGAACAGGCCAGTGAAGAGGGGGTTAGAATATTCACTATTGGTGTTGGCGATGTTAAAGGTGGACCAATTCCAATAAAGCGAAACGGTGTTGTTTTAAATTACAAAAAAGATCAGGAAGGTGAAACCGTAATTACCCGCTTAGATGAAGAAACCCTAAAAGCCATTGCAGAAGAAGCTAATGGCGCTTACATTAATGGTAAGAGTACCAAAGATGTAGTAGAGGAAATCAAGGATATTCTTAGCAAAATGAATAAAACCGAATTCGAGGCCAAACAATTTGCCGACTTTAAAGATCAGTTTCAATGGTTTTTGGGCTTTGGGATATTCTTTTTGTTGTTAGATATATTTTTGTTGGAACGTAAAACAGCCTGGTTAAAAAAGCTGAATTTATTTAATGAGAATTTATAA
- a CDS encoding tetratricopeptide repeat protein has product MKRLLLLLLTLCVSVSFAQDKKDKEQLLALKKANNYVYQGNKLIEDDFISSEMAYRKALSENNNSVEAQYNLGNAYYQEGNFEEALYRHQKAATNAKTKAEKHKAFHNIGNILMQNKKCREAVEAFKSALRNDPTDDETRYNLALAKDCAKDEQENKDQNQDDKNNEQEKDNENQEDKDDKNKENDDKEGDNKNDKENEDKGEEKDKEGDKDEDKDGKPNDEKDDKGKPEDQKDGKEKSPPKPQQGKMSPQQIKNLLEAMNNQEQKVQEKMNAEKQKGIKVKTDKDW; this is encoded by the coding sequence ATGAAACGTTTATTACTCCTATTATTAACCTTATGTGTATCGGTCTCTTTTGCGCAAGACAAAAAAGATAAAGAACAACTATTGGCTTTAAAGAAGGCTAATAATTATGTTTATCAAGGAAATAAATTGATAGAAGACGATTTTATTTCTAGTGAAATGGCCTATAGAAAAGCCCTTTCTGAAAACAACAATTCTGTTGAAGCGCAGTATAATTTAGGAAATGCCTATTACCAAGAAGGTAATTTTGAAGAAGCATTATATAGGCATCAAAAAGCGGCTACCAATGCAAAAACAAAAGCCGAAAAACATAAAGCATTCCACAATATAGGTAATATTTTAATGCAGAATAAAAAGTGTCGCGAAGCCGTAGAGGCGTTCAAAAGTGCACTAAGAAATGATCCAACCGATGATGAAACACGGTATAACCTAGCTCTTGCAAAAGACTGTGCAAAAGACGAGCAGGAAAATAAAGATCAGAACCAAGACGATAAAAATAACGAACAGGAGAAGGACAACGAAAACCAAGAAGACAAGGACGACAAAAACAAGGAGAACGACGATAAGGAAGGCGATAATAAAAACGATAAGGAAAACGAAGACAAAGGCGAAGAGAAAGACAAGGAAGGTGATAAAGATGAAGATAAAGATGGCAAGCCTAATGACGAGAAAGACGATAAGGGTAAGCCAGAAGACCAAAAAGATGGTAAAGAAAAAAGCCCTCCAAAACCACAACAGGGAAAAATGTCTCCTCAACAAATCAAGAATTTGTTAGAGGCTATGAATAACCAAGAACAAAAGGTTCAAGAAAAAATGAATGCCGAAAAGCAAAAAGGTATTAAAGTAAAAACTGATAAAGATTGGTAA
- a CDS encoding BatD family protein: MTRDKFHRIMFKNKCLLASLTITLCLFSNALSAQVTSSIDSTSIKIGEQITYKIQVETDTTNLVVFPKGQTFAPLEMIESYDIDTLKKKDKYNLIKKYGLTQFDSGAYTIPRQKIVVGDKVFLTDSLKVEVNNILVDTTKQGLFDIKPIIEVKKQGGNWWKYVLITLIILTVIAAVLWWFIWRKKPLSEDEQIALLPPYDRAKLALQKLDESHYLEYEEIKAYYSELTLIIRKYLDEKVYDHSLESTTDELISKLRLLKDGNQIDLSKDTIKNIESILKRADLVKFAKSAPDIALAELDRKTIGSEIDHVKEVLPEPSEEEKLLDEAYRNELERKKKRKKVIITIAVSVFLLMVTVAGFSIKYGFDYVKDTIIGHDSKELLEDEWVYSSYGFPPLHIATPKVLKRFELPVPDQLKGKVKMTTFMYGTLLDAFSVMVNTTRFPDMGENKINLDQASEGSIKQMEAQGAKDVVVLRDKFETPNGAEGLKTYGTLKVKNPLTQNEIKGKYVLLQFAAENVMQQVIITYPDNDVYADQMIDRILNSIELKKEEANVGGN, translated from the coding sequence GTGACAAGGGATAAGTTTCATAGAATTATGTTTAAGAATAAGTGTTTGTTGGCAAGCCTAACAATAACCTTATGCCTTTTTTCTAATGCCTTATCAGCTCAAGTCACTTCATCAATAGATTCAACTTCCATTAAAATTGGTGAGCAGATAACATACAAAATCCAAGTTGAAACAGATACAACCAATCTAGTGGTGTTTCCAAAGGGACAAACATTTGCGCCTCTGGAAATGATTGAATCGTATGATATTGATACCCTAAAAAAGAAGGATAAATACAACCTGATTAAAAAATATGGTTTAACACAATTCGATTCTGGAGCTTACACTATTCCGAGGCAAAAAATTGTTGTAGGAGATAAAGTGTTCCTAACAGATTCCTTAAAGGTTGAGGTGAATAATATTCTAGTTGATACCACAAAACAAGGGTTGTTCGATATTAAACCAATAATTGAGGTAAAGAAACAAGGAGGAAACTGGTGGAAATATGTGTTAATTACTCTAATTATCTTAACCGTTATAGCGGCTGTGTTATGGTGGTTTATTTGGCGTAAAAAACCACTTTCCGAAGATGAACAAATTGCGCTTTTGCCACCCTATGATAGAGCTAAATTGGCTTTACAGAAATTAGATGAAAGTCATTATTTGGAATACGAAGAGATAAAAGCGTATTACTCAGAATTAACCTTAATCATTAGGAAGTACCTTGATGAAAAGGTTTATGATCACTCTTTGGAAAGTACAACCGATGAACTCATTTCTAAACTTAGACTGTTAAAAGACGGCAATCAAATCGACCTTAGTAAAGACACTATTAAAAACATTGAAAGTATTTTAAAGCGAGCTGATTTGGTGAAGTTCGCAAAATCTGCTCCTGATATTGCTTTAGCAGAGTTAGATAGAAAAACAATAGGCTCTGAAATTGATCATGTTAAAGAAGTACTGCCCGAACCTTCTGAAGAGGAAAAGCTTCTGGACGAAGCCTATAGGAATGAACTAGAACGTAAAAAGAAGCGTAAAAAAGTAATTATTACAATTGCTGTTAGTGTTTTTCTATTAATGGTAACCGTGGCTGGATTCTCTATTAAATATGGTTTCGACTATGTTAAGGACACCATTATTGGTCACGATAGTAAAGAATTACTAGAAGATGAATGGGTGTATAGTTCTTACGGATTTCCACCACTGCACATAGCAACACCAAAGGTTTTAAAACGTTTTGAGCTTCCAGTACCAGACCAGCTAAAAGGCAAAGTGAAAATGACGACGTTTATGTATGGTACATTGCTGGACGCGTTCAGTGTTATGGTAAACACCACGAGGTTTCCAGACATGGGAGAGAATAAAATAAACTTAGATCAAGCTTCCGAAGGCAGTATAAAACAAATGGAAGCTCAAGGTGCAAAAGATGTCGTAGTGCTAAGGGATAAGTTTGAAACACCCAATGGAGCTGAGGGGTTGAAGACCTATGGCACACTCAAGGTTAAAAATCCACTTACCCAAAATGAAATAAAAGGTAAATACGTGTTATTGCAATTTGCTGCAGAAAATGTTATGCAGCAGGTAATCATTACTTATCCAGATAATGATGTTTATGCCGATCAAATGATAGACCGCATTTTAAATTCAATTGAACTTAAAAAAGAAGAAGCTAATGTTGGAGGGAATTGA
- a CDS encoding BatD family protein, whose amino-acid sequence MKFRKHISLIVLLLVSGFALAQVKFEAKVSKNKLGVNERLRVVFEMNEDGDNFTSPDFKNFTVVGGPNQSVSNSWINGVRTYKKTYTYFLAPKKRGTFTISQATIEIKGEIYKTTPVKVEVTAAVEIPKDPNDPNYVASESIHLVAEVSKTNPYLNEALTLVYKLYISPKIGVTNYNELDSPRYNDFWSQNIDVQGQKVENVTYKGEDYRLLILRKTVLYPQKTGKLKIEPLTLDVSLRVPTNRRDIFGSRIMTGVNRTISAGSKTINVKALPEAGKPIDFTGAVGVFDLDVVASKKELDATESLQVKVSVNGKGNLKLFKLPKVSLPSSLEVYEPEHTERVKTNLGGMQGTISDSYTVVPQYKGKYPIPSISFSYFDLKTESYKRLSSDEIVINVLNGPSSSSTSNSNNTALTTNKQAVVLNSDQFSFIKTKTNFTSTNTSYFFKTKLFWGLLLAPFLVIPLAVFVRKKKANRDADVYGNRIRKADKLARKYLSNAKKSSGNKVDFYIALEKALHNYLKAKLHIETSDMSKGKIIDLLKGKQVEEVVINDFVAIIESCELARYTPIDNVTMQEDYDKAAKTISLIDKQAR is encoded by the coding sequence ATGAAGTTTAGAAAACACATATCGTTAATTGTACTGTTGTTAGTTTCCGGTTTTGCTTTGGCTCAAGTAAAGTTCGAAGCCAAAGTGAGTAAGAATAAACTCGGAGTTAATGAACGTTTAAGGGTAGTTTTTGAAATGAACGAGGATGGCGATAATTTTACATCTCCAGATTTTAAAAATTTTACCGTTGTGGGTGGCCCAAATCAATCGGTTAGTAATTCTTGGATAAATGGTGTAAGAACCTACAAGAAAACGTATACCTACTTTTTGGCGCCAAAAAAAAGAGGGACATTCACAATTTCTCAAGCTACCATAGAGATTAAAGGTGAGATTTATAAAACAACTCCGGTTAAGGTTGAAGTAACTGCAGCAGTTGAAATCCCAAAAGACCCTAACGATCCAAACTATGTTGCTTCTGAGAGTATTCATTTGGTTGCTGAAGTGTCTAAAACCAATCCGTATTTAAACGAGGCACTCACCCTGGTTTACAAACTATACATATCTCCAAAAATTGGTGTTACAAATTATAACGAACTAGATAGCCCAAGATATAACGATTTCTGGAGTCAAAATATAGATGTTCAAGGTCAAAAAGTGGAAAACGTTACTTATAAAGGTGAGGATTACCGACTTTTAATTCTAAGGAAAACAGTCTTGTATCCACAAAAAACAGGAAAACTTAAAATAGAACCGTTAACACTAGATGTGTCTTTAAGAGTGCCAACAAACAGGCGTGATATTTTTGGGAGTCGTATTATGACTGGTGTTAACAGAACAATATCTGCAGGCAGCAAAACAATAAACGTAAAAGCATTGCCAGAAGCAGGAAAACCTATTGATTTTACAGGAGCTGTAGGTGTGTTCGATTTAGACGTTGTAGCCTCAAAAAAAGAATTAGATGCCACAGAATCACTTCAGGTTAAAGTAAGTGTTAATGGTAAAGGAAATTTAAAACTTTTTAAACTTCCTAAAGTATCATTACCTAGTTCTTTAGAAGTTTATGAGCCAGAACATACAGAACGTGTAAAGACGAATTTAGGAGGTATGCAAGGGACTATTTCAGATAGTTATACCGTGGTGCCTCAGTACAAAGGAAAATATCCTATTCCTAGCATTTCATTTTCATACTTCGATTTAAAAACAGAAAGCTATAAGAGATTATCCTCTGATGAAATTGTAATTAACGTGTTAAATGGCCCGTCGTCTTCCAGCACCTCGAATTCAAACAACACTGCACTTACTACAAACAAACAAGCCGTAGTACTTAATAGCGACCAATTTTCTTTTATTAAAACAAAGACAAATTTCACTTCGACCAATACATCGTATTTCTTCAAAACAAAATTATTTTGGGGATTATTATTAGCACCGTTTTTAGTAATTCCTTTAGCGGTTTTTGTGAGAAAGAAAAAAGCAAATAGAGATGCCGATGTTTATGGAAACCGCATTAGAAAGGCAGATAAATTAGCTAGAAAATATTTGAGCAACGCCAAGAAATCTTCAGGAAATAAAGTGGACTTTTATATCGCCTTAGAAAAAGCATTACACAATTATCTAAAGGCAAAACTGCATATTGAAACCAGCGATATGAGTAAGGGTAAAATTATAGATTTGCTCAAAGGAAAACAAGTTGAAGAAGTTGTTATAAATGATTTTGTAGCTATCATTGAAAGTTGTGAATTAGCCAGATACACACCTATTGATAATGTAACCATGCAAGAGGACTATGATAAAGCGGCAAAAACCATTTCATTAATAGACAAACAAGCACGATAA
- a CDS encoding VWA domain-containing protein, which produces MLEGIEFLNKQWFWALLVIPLAIVWYVFKHRKQTAELKISSLKGFKVTNSWLPKLRHFLFVLRLLALALLITALARPQTVDVSSKTKTTRGIDIVMAIDVSASMLAKDLSPNRLEALKKVAAEFIKGRPNDRIGLVEYAGESYTKTPITSDKSIVLRSLKSIRYNNIIEGGTAIGMGLATSVNRLKDSKAKSKVIILLTDGVNNAGFIDPLTASELAVEYGIKTYTIGLGTNGMALSPVGILPNGNFQYGRIQVEIDEELLKEIAKATGGKYFRATNNKKLAEIYEEINKLEKTEVEEFKFYNYEEKYRALVLLAGILLLLELVLKSTVFRSFV; this is translated from the coding sequence ATGTTGGAGGGAATTGAGTTTTTAAATAAACAATGGTTTTGGGCGCTGTTGGTAATCCCACTTGCCATAGTATGGTATGTATTTAAGCATAGAAAACAAACAGCCGAACTCAAAATATCGAGTTTAAAAGGGTTTAAAGTCACCAATTCATGGTTGCCTAAATTAAGGCACTTCTTATTTGTGTTGAGATTATTGGCATTGGCCCTCTTAATCACCGCTTTGGCAAGGCCACAAACGGTAGATGTATCGTCTAAAACCAAGACTACAAGGGGTATAGATATTGTTATGGCGATAGATGTTTCGGCAAGTATGTTGGCCAAAGACCTATCACCAAATAGATTAGAAGCCCTAAAAAAAGTGGCAGCAGAATTTATTAAAGGGAGGCCTAACGATAGAATTGGTTTGGTGGAATATGCAGGCGAGAGTTATACAAAAACACCAATAACAAGCGATAAATCTATTGTTCTAAGATCATTAAAAAGTATTAGGTATAACAACATTATAGAAGGAGGCACAGCCATAGGAATGGGTTTAGCGACTTCTGTAAACCGGCTTAAAGACAGCAAGGCAAAAAGCAAGGTAATTATCCTGTTAACCGATGGTGTAAACAATGCAGGTTTTATTGATCCACTAACAGCCAGTGAACTTGCTGTAGAATATGGTATTAAAACCTATACTATAGGTCTTGGAACCAATGGTATGGCACTATCGCCAGTAGGTATATTACCTAATGGTAACTTTCAATACGGACGTATTCAAGTTGAAATTGATGAAGAGCTGTTAAAGGAAATAGCGAAGGCCACAGGTGGTAAGTATTTTAGAGCAACCAACAACAAGAAATTAGCCGAGATTTACGAAGAGATAAACAAATTAGAAAAAACAGAAGTAGAGGAATTCAAATTTTACAATTACGAAGAAAAGTACAGAGCACTCGTGCTTTTAGCTGGAATACTTTTATTACTGGAATTAGTACTAAAATCTACGGTTTTTAGAAGTTTTGTATAG